The genomic DNA TCTCGCTTCTGTTGCTGAAGGGGCCTGCGGCACGTTGAGGCACATCGTGCTGTAGGCTCTTCCAACAACCAATGAGGCCAATCAGATAAGTGTAATCTTTCCATTTATAACTCTACAAGAAAAGAACTAGCAAAATCAGATCTTACATATAACATCTCACTAAACTTTATTGATGCATGGAAACCGACAGACACTGTTGTGCTGTTTGATACAAAATGGCTGAACTTCATTTTCAGAAGACTAAACCTGACTCCTAAACATGCCAattgaaacataaaaaaaagtgtgggggggggggggagaagagatgtCATTTAACCAACCACAAGGATGGGGCTTCTGGTATTAGTAAAGCAACAAAGGTTACACACAGTATTGAGAAACCGgcacacagagaggggggggggggaggtttaaaACAGTTCTGAAAATGAAGTTAGCTGTCTTGAGTCAAGGGCATAAAAAAAGTCAGTATTGAGCGTTTACAATCGCTGACCTTTGGGGAGACGGTAAGATTCTGTTGTAGTGCGGCTACATACAGTACAATTCAGGCAATTTTTGTTTTGTCACTTAGGTTCAGATTGAGATTTCACTGCTGTGAGGAGGGAATGGGGCGATTTAGGGGGCAGGCCGTTTTAGCAGCAACCTCCGCTGGACTGCTTGACTGGAGTGCTCTGGATTTTGACATTGGACTTCTCTGCGCCGCCAGATGTAGCTCCAGGACCCATTCGCTTTTTGATCTCGGCAGCCATTGTCATAAAGGCCTGCTCTACGTTCGTTGCATTCTTCGCACTTGTTTCCAAGAATGGAATTCCCAGAGAGTCTGCAAATTCCTGCAAAAATAAGCAGATGGCAAGTGTAAACTCCTGTACATGCAAACCTTTACATACAATGCCAGAGTTATGAACACTGAGCAGGTTAAAGTTCTGGCCAATAATGGAtcattataattatacaggattgatatagTACCAAAAATTTCTGAAGCACTTAACAATATAAAAAGGGGAggaagtacagttacaatacaatgcaagcatgctcatgagagcttacaatctcaaATGGAGGGCAAATTTTATTAAAGGCAATACCTGGGGGGTGTACACAAAGTCTGTGGCTAGCTAGAGGAAGGATGAGCTTCCCTGAAGTGATATGTTTTTTGGGATTTCCTAGGAGATCTCCATCCTTTGGAAATACCTAACCCAACCAGTATGGCTATGTTCTGGAAGTGAGCAAAGGAGGTGGTGACGAGGAAGCTAGGCAGCCTAAGGTCTTTGGAGGAGCAAAAAGGGCTGTTGGGTGATATTTTGGAacaaggttgatgatgtagctggtGGCAGAATAGTGGATGGCTTGTTAGTACTTTGCATTTTATTCaatgggtgagcagaagccagtggagggatcggcAGAGAAAGGTGGTAGAAACTGAGCGGCTGGTAAGGCGGGTGAGTCTGGTAGTAGCATTCATGATACATACAAGCATGTGTAGAGGTAGGTCAATGAGAAGGGAATTGCAATAATCGAGGTGAAAAACAACAAGTGAGTGAATTAGTAGCTTGCTGAGGTCACTGgttaaaataaaaggggagtggggataggacccaaggtgtccttaccttcagtgaaggaaaaggaacaaactgcggtttaacctgatataactttattagaacaattagtaaaaaaacattttaatcattgaaaggaaagcataaacaataggagattgcataaggtaaaaactgacaacgttgtcacttaaaaacgcatgcccatgagctcagccatatcccagtcatccacacgtgtcaatcatctcaggtcattaagtgtgacttaatatataatgcttacatatgtttaggcgaggtgagttccgggaaaccttggtagcacaagtcggtacccgtattgtgcttaaccatggacctttagactccctatatgcctatagagttgctgcattaagtctttacaatgttaaagaaagcattggttatctcagacaaataaatgcaattctggctagaaagtattcctgatagttagtgaacaggacaggtttgatttctggatgtagcactgtcaatcatagagataatatatattaaaaaatgcaGCACACTGTGATGCAAGCATacgacttgagtcaaggagaaacaatagatccacaacaagcctgttagtcattcagcaccatgtttccatgaaacattaaagatagcaccgcatatagattggataggaaaatatagtcagctgagtcaaaatacagagcctccaaaaaaaaaaaaaaaaaggcttgtgctaccaaggtttcccggaactcatatgaaacacacacatttttatatatatatatatatatatatatatatatatatatatatatatatatatatatatatatatatatatatatatatatatatatatacacatatacatatacatacatacacatacatatgtaagcattatatattaagtcacacttaatgacttgagatgattgacacgtgtggatgactgggatatggctgagctcatgggcatgtgcttttaagtgacaacgttgtcagtttttaccttatgcaatctcctattgtttatgctttcctttcaatgattaaaatgtttttctactaattgttctaataaagttatatcaggttaaaccgcagtttgttccttttccttcactgaaggtaaggacaccttgggtcctatccccaatccccttttattttgactacttctcctgttctgacaaggaacaccaccctattaggtgagccggtaacctgttacctgaattgaccaacgataTTGGTCATCAGGAtcccgcccattgcgttttttttactACGATCTGAGGTCACTGGTTAAGATGGGGTATATTTTGAAAAAGTTAGGGAAGTGAAAACCATAAGATTTGGACAGctattggatgtggggccgaaaggagaggtCAGAGTGCGGGAACACACAAAGCATTCTGACATAAGTAAAAGGAATTTGATTTATGTTCTTAATCTCCATAGAGAAGCCTGGGCAAGGAGGGAGGAATTATTAAACATTTTAGAAAGCTTTTATTTTAGGAAATGGTGTGAATCACTGAACTTCCCAACTCCAACACACTGGGGAGGAAAATCTTCATCCGTATACCCAAGCAGCAGGAAAAGTGAGATGGGTGGGAGGAAGCTGGGAAACAAACAAAAGGAGCTCTCACCACTGAAGTCAATcggagcaaaataaaaaaaaaaaatgtataaaaaagcgGGCGATTAAATCCAGCAGTATCCCTCCCATAGTCAACCCTTAGTAATTTTATAAAATGGTTAATTTGCAAAAAAAAGTTAACCTCTTCGCTTACAGAGGTTCGATGTTTTACAGCTCTCAGCATGTTATTTCCTACAGTAGAGAGCTGAGGCTACAGAATATCCGGCTTCCTGAAAGAACCATCTACTGGAGGGATGGAACAAACATCCATAGCCGGAACTTCAGTTCTCGGCTCTTCTGTAGCAGTTCATATGCTCAGGAATGTAAAATCACTCAACAACCACCTTCTGTAAGGACAAAGTCTTCTATAATCATCAGCCATGTCAGGCTGAGAAGCTCACCGTAGGGTCATATTTGAGGATTGAACACAAAGTTTCTCCTGATGGGCCAAAGTTATATCAGTACTAAAAATCCCCCCAATGCCTTTTCAGCTACATATAAAAATGTAATTCATAGTTCCGCCATTAGCCAACTTGCATTTTTAGTTTGCTCTTCTAGAACAGTTATGCACTGGACTACAaggtataaaacattaaaaaagtcTGAGCCAATCAATATTTGGAATTAGCAGTAGaggtacagagaaaaaaaaaaaaaaaaaaaaaaaacttaccattaGCATGTTTAACCTTTTCACTGCTGCAGAAATAATTACTGGATGTAGCAGACAGGAGTTTATATTTTTACTCCCTGCTGTGGGCTATGTACTAGAAGTGCTGCAGGAAAATGTCACCCACTCTACAAATGTGCCCCGGCATGCCTAGAACTTCCCTGCATAGAACAAACCCAAAGCACTCAGCTCAGAGCAGTCAATCCCCAGCACCCCTGGCCATGGAAGACACGGATCAAGCACTGGCTGACTCAGTTTTAAGAGTGCAGGAGGTGACATCGGGGGTCTATTGAACTCTTCAATATCTACTTGGGAAAGCTGATAATAATGATCACCTAGGGGGCTAACTAACTCATTTGTGatcacaataaaatatatatatatatatatatatatatatatatatatatatatatatatatatatatatatatatatatatatattcaaaattaatgtttaaaaagaaaaaaagtaggggctttttttttttttaaattgtcagaccTAAAATGAGTATTTTAACGTGTATTCCAAAAATGGCTTAGGCAGAGAAAGGAATAAAAGCCCTAATACATTTTTAACCATGCAAGTATTATAATTTTGCTGTACCAGTTTTTATTCCTTTCCCTGCCCGAACCATTTTTTGAATACATGTTAAAATACTAATTTTTAGGTCTGACAATtaagtttccaaaaaaaaaaaaaccctcccctcctttttttttaactttcattttgaaaactttttttcttaaacttttttttaatagtttgTGATCACAAGTGAGTTAGTTAGCCCCCTAGGTGATAAAATAATCCATATTTATAGCTTTCCCAAGTAGATACTGGGGGTCTATTGAACTCCAAATGTCAATGTAACCAATGCCACCTTGTTCTTGGTCCTAATTTAACCTGGCCTATCCATGAGATACTGAGAATAATGCCAAGGAGAGAACACATTTTATCCAACGGGAAAGGGCTATGACCTTTGTACATGGGTTTTAAATGATAAAATCATAACATGAATATTTAGCATTTTTTGAAGACTGGAAaccttttctttaaaaaacaaaaaaacaaaaaaaaaacaaaaactacagctcttgtgggatgttccttttcttcagtggtcaggaccgaccaaaagtggtctAAGGAAGGGAAACCGGGGGAATTCTTACCTTTGCTGTTGTGTAGTCCACTACCTTCTTTGTAGTCAGGTCACATTTGTTCCCTACCAACAACTTGTTAACATTTTCACTGGCATAACGATCTATCTCCTGAAGCCACTGCTTTACATTGTTGAATGATTCcttgggggggtaaaaaaaaaaaaaaaaaaaggaataattaaAAACATAAGCGTATTCACGCAAGTCAAAAGGACTAATCTACAACTTGATAATATAACACCAAGAACCATTCTCTACATATGACCTCTAGTGGTCGCTTACAGCAATTACAACCGAGTATCACAGTATGCAGAATGGCACATACACAGTACTATATCACCATCCTAGGGGGTGTCTGGCATATGTCTAAAGGAGCAGCGGAAACAGGCCCCATTCTAACAATCTGTATAACCTTTGCAGATCCAAGACAAGCAGTACGACTCAGATTTTCATTTGCCAGTATCATTCAATGTAATTCCATGATGTCAGCTATTTAATTTTGTAAAGTGGTTACCCAAGCCCTTGTCACTCCATCATTATGGAAGCACCTACAACTGTGGGACTGTACAAAATTATCAATAGAAACAAGGTTAAGTCAGAATGTACAAAATGCATAGAAACATTTCAAATGGCAGGTATATAAAAGTTAATTAGCCTTTAAGCCAACAAAGATGGGGTCCTGCTAGTATGAGATAATCACAGGAGGAAAGCTCCCATTGAACTGCCACCTTGTTCTTGGTCCTAATTTAACCTGGCCTATCCATGAGATACTGAGAATAATGCCAAAGAAAGAACACATTTTAACCACATTGGAAAGCTATGACCTTTGTACATGGGGTTTAAATGATAAAATCATAATATGAATAGAATATAAATAATTTGCATTTTTTGAAGACTGGAAACCTTTTCTttaaaaatctttttgaaaaactacagctcttgtgggatgttcccagtctgcagtggtcaggaccgaccaaaagtggtctAAGGAAGGGAAACTGGGGGAATCGGTGTCAGGGTCATGGGCAACCAGGGCTCGTTAATGCACGTTGGAAGCGAAAGCAGGTCCATGTGGTTTGAACCAATAAAACAACTTCTGTAGCACAAATTGCTGAAAAGGTTAAtgttggttctgatagaaaggtgtcagaacacacagtgtatcacagtttgttgtgtatggggctgcgtagctacAGACTGGTaaaggtgcccatgctgacccgtctctacagccaaaagcgcct from Aquarana catesbeiana isolate 2022-GZ linkage group LG04, ASM4218655v1, whole genome shotgun sequence includes the following:
- the RAB1A gene encoding ras-related protein Rab-1A, translated to MSSMNPEYDYLFKLLLIGDSGVGKSCLLLRFADDTYTESYISTIGVDFKIRTIELDGKTIKLQIWDTAGQERFRTITSSYYRGAHGIIVVYDVTDQESFNNVKQWLQEIDRYASENVNKLLVGNKCDLTTKKVVDYTTAKEFADSLGIPFLETSAKNATNVEQAFMTMAAEIKKRMGPGATSGGAEKSNVKIQSTPVKQSSGGCC